In bacterium (Candidatus Blackallbacteria) CG13_big_fil_rev_8_21_14_2_50_49_14, the genomic stretch ATCTTCTCCCCAACGCGTAATTTGGTAATCACTGGGTTTGGGAATATTTTTGCCGAAGATGGTCTGAAGGGTTTGCATTGCGCTGGAGACGATCTCCTGATCCGACCATTTTTCCATGCTTTTGGCTTTTTCACCTGAGCTGAATCCCAAAAGAATCGGGAGCTGAAAGGTTCGCTTGAGGCTGAGCCATTCCGTCCAAGCGGCTTGACCCTGGGGAATTTTCTCGATCCAATCAGACTGTTCAGGCCAGAAGGCACGAGGAAAACGCAAATAGAGTTTGTTGAGAATCCCCATTCCCAGTGCTTGGATCGCTTTTGTTTTTTCCTGAGGCAGGGCCGGGCTGAATTGAATTTTTCCGGCTTTCAGGACTCCCAAGGGCACGGTCACCAAGACACGATCGGCGAGATAGGTTTTGTTTTGTGTTTTAACAACAATTTCGTCTTCAGACCAGTCTATCGATTTTACCTCTTGATTGAGAGTATATTGAATGCCTTTTGCAAGCGCTTGAATCAAGATCTGATAGCCTTGGCTAAAAAGAGCATCCGGGCCATCGAATTCTGCTTCGGATTCATACCATTGGGCAGAGAGTAGCTTGCTGCTGCCAGCATATTCCTGCTCAATTCGGGCACTGATTAAAAAATCAACCCACTGCTGATCCTGTCTTGACAGAGACTGATATTTCACACCCTTGTAAACAGCTGATTGGAGGGATTGATCCTTGTTTTGCTGGTTGGCTTGCTGTATCGCGCTTTGGATTTTATGCCAGAGTGATTCGAGGTGTGCCTCCTGACTTTGATTTAACGCTTTGCCATCGCTTGTATAGATTGAATAGCGATCATAACTGGTTTGAACTGTTTTGGCTTGAATTTGGGCGGCGAGCGCTGTTAAGGGGTTGTCTTTGACACCATGGATCCAACTGGCACCCAAATCCAGAGGTGTATCTTTCCAGTTTTGACTGGTCCAGATTCTTCCTCCCAAACGGTTGCGCCCTTCAAGCACCACTACTTCATAGCCTTTTTTGACAAGCGTTTGGGCTGCGGCCAGGCCCGACATGCCTGCCCCTATGATCAGAATACGTTCTTCTGCTGAAGCTGCCCTTGCCTTGAAGGGTATTTGAGCACCCGCAAGAATCCAGCCCATTAAGATGAGGAACTCACGTCGGTTCAAAAATGCGCCTCCAGGCGTTGATTGATTCGATTTTTGAGACCTAAAGCAGGCGATCTTTGCCTTGCATTTCAAGGTATTTTACTGCCGCTCTGACTTCTTGAGAATGATCGCGATTACAGATTAAAAGTGCATCTTCGGTGTCTACGACGATTAAATTTTCAACGCCAATCACGGCGGTAAATTTATGCGGTGAATAGATATAGGAATTTCGTGTTTCTTTGACAAATACTTCGCCAGTCAAAGCATTTCCTTCTCGGTTTTTTTGACTGAGTGAGTAAACACTTTCCCAGGAGCCGATATCGCTCCAACCAAAATTCCCACGCAGGGTAAAGACCTGGTTTGATTTCTCCAATACTGCATAATCGATTGAAATGGGAGGCAAATCTGAATAGACCTCTTCAAGTTTTTGAGCAAAATCTGGAGCCAGAACTGAGTCAGGTAGGGCTTGCAGTGCCGTGTAGATTTCTGGGCTATGCCTTTCCATTTCGGCCTGAATGGTGTCTGCTCTCCAGATAAACATGCCTGAATTCCAGAGATAATCTCCTGAGGATACGTATTGGATAGCTCTTTCCAGATCTGGTTTTTCAACAAATTCCAATACCTTACAGATTGCCTCACCTTGATTGCGAATATGCAAATAACCATAGCCTGTTTCAGGCCGATCCGGCTCAACTCCCAGCGTGACCAAATAGGGGCCTGTTTGAGCGAAATCAAGCGCCAGTTGAATCTGTTGGATAAATAAGTCTGTCATTTGAATCATATGATCGGCTGGCAAAACCAACATGAGTGCATTGGGGTCTCGCGCCAAAAGCAGTTTGGCTGCCAATCCAATACATGCCGCTGTGTTGCGACCCATGGGTTCTGCGATCAGATTTTCAGGCTGCCAATCAGCAAGTTGCTCGCGAATTAAATCGGCCTGTAACTCATGGGTAATAATAATTTGATGGCTGCGGGGGATCAGGTTTTTCAGTCGGGAAAGGGTCTCTTGAATCAGGGTGTTTTCGCCAAAAATATTCAGGAGCTGTTTGGGCAAGGCCTGTCGGCTCCGTGGCCAGAAGCGTGAACCACTGCCTCCAGCCAGGACGACTGCATAAATCGACTTTTCAGCCGACATTGGCCTGTTTAAAACATTCAGGGAAATGGGCTTCTAATAATTCACGCTGCAATTTAAACATAATCTCTTCTTCTTCAGGTTCCTGATGGTCATAACCCATCAGATGAAGAAAACCATGGGTGACCAAAAATGCCAATTCACGATCCAGGCTGTTTCCTACTTCTTGAGCCTGTTCATTTGCTTTTTCCAGGGAGATGACAAGGTCACCCAAGAGATTGTTTTCCATGCCTTGAGGAAAGGAAAGCACATCTGTGGGCATGTCTTTTTCACGGTACTCCAGATTGAGTCTGTGTATCGTCTGGTTATCGCAGAAGGTTACGCTGACAGTTGTTTCGGGTGCACAATCCATGGCTTTGCCTAGGCTTTCCAGATAGGCAACAAAGCGGTGGTTATCCAAGTGGTAATTTAAGCGCGCAGGCAGTTCAGGATCGATGTCGAGATTAATAAAGATTTCCATGTTTCCTCAAAAAAAATTGAATCTTGATCATTATAACCTGAGCCCTGGGTCAAAAAGAATTTAAGCCTTGAAGAGCAAACAACTGAGATATTCGGCTTTTCCGGCTCTACCACCTCCCTTACCCTCTCTGGTCTGGAGTATAATGAATTTATAGGCAAAGCTATGCAAACGAAAATGGATACGGTTATTGAGTCCCTGAAACAACGGAGAGAAGGTGTTCTTTTTGTTATTTCTGGACCTTCTGGTGCAGGTAAAGGAACCATTGTTCAATCTTTGCTTCCCCGCCATCAAGACTTGCATCTTTCAGTTTCAATGACTACCCGTCAACCTCGGCCCGGAGAAATCGAAGGACAACATTATTTCTTCGTCAGCCAGGATGAATTTGAAACCCGTATCAGTCAGGGAGAGTTCTTGGAATATGCGCGCTATAATGGGCAATATTATGGCACTCCCCGTAGTTTTGCATTGAATAAAATTGCGCAGGGTCAAGACGTGATCCTCGAGATTGAAGTACAAGGGGCCCAGCAAGTACGAAAGAACTGGAATAAACGTTCTGTTCTGCTTTTTGTAATCCCCCCTACTTGGTCTAATCTGGAGTCACGTTTGCGTCAGCGCAGTACCGAGTCCGAATCTGCCATTCAGGCACGCCTGAACAGGGCAAATGAAGAAATGGGCTATTTACCAGACTATGATTATTACGTGATCAATGATCAGCTCGAAGAGGCAGTCATTGCTGTTTCGAGCATTATTGATGCGGAACGTCAGCGAATCATTACCACTTCCACGGGAGAATAGGAAAGCATGTCTACTCCGAATTCAGGGTCAAACGGCAGATCTGGCCAAGGTGACGAAAACCGTTATCATTTGGTCAATACAGTGGCTCAGCAGGCCAAAATAATTATGGCGCATGACCCCAATCCAGCGTTGGCATCTAACCATGCCGCTATTCGTGAAGCTATGCGTAAAAATCGCAATCAACGCGCTCAAGAGAGCTAGGCTCTAACCCTTTTCTTTTAAAGGAAGAGTTGATTGGCCATTGTTTTTTTTGTGCCACAACCAGGCTGTGGAGAGAATATCTTCCAGCCTGGAAAATTGAGGTTTCCAGCCCAAAATTTGCATGGCCTTTTCTGATGAGCCCACCAATACAGGGGGGTCTCCTTCTCGAGGGGGGCCTTCAACAAGTGGAACCTCTCGGCCAGTCACTTTTTCAATACTTGCAATCACTTCTTTCACTGAAAATCCATGACCATTTCCAAGGTTAAAGCAAGCGCTTGTCTTTTTTTCGCGTAAAAATTTTAAGGCACGAAGATGTGCTTGGGCTAAATCCCAGACATGAATATAATCGCGGATACAGGTGCCATCATGGGTATCGTAGTCTGTTCCATGAATAAAGACCTGTTCCCTTTTTCCGGAGATGGCTTCGAAAATAATCGGTATCAAATGCGTTTCAGGTTCGTGGCACTCGCCCAATTCACCCTCAGGATCTGCACCTGCGGCGTTAAAATAGCGAAGAGACACGTAGTTGAAATTTTGAAAGGCATGGGCATAATCTGCGAGCGCCATTTCAATTGCCAATTTGGTTCTGCCATAAGGGCTTAAGGGCAGAAAGGGATGGGCTTCTGTCAAAGGCAAAAATTGGGGGGTTCCATAGATGGCACAGGTCGATGAGAAAATGAAGTTCTGAATTCCCGCTGAAATGACTGAATCTAAAAGTGAGAGGGTTTTGAGTACATTGTTTTGGTAATAGCGATCAGGTGAGCTAACCGATTCTCCCACCGCGATTAAGCCTGCAAAATTCATGACGGCACTGATGGCATATTTTTTAAACACATAGGAAAGTTTTTCAGAATCGCCAATATCCCCTTCAATAAAAGGGCTGTTTGGATTGAGAGGGGCATGTCCTCCACTCAGATTATCGTAAATTAGGGGGGCTAAACCTTGTTTTTGCAGGTATTTAACGACATGAGAACCGATATATCCGGCCCCACCCATGACTGCGATGCCTGTCATCTCTCCTGCATTCCTCGATGAGCTAGATTCTGTAGTAACTGTTTGGATTGGGAAAGTATAACACAGGCTCTTGTTTACAGGCAGCCTGTTCTTGCGACGGTTGCTTGCAGGTTTTCGCTGTGAGGTGATGTGTTATTCGCTTTATTTGGTTAAGCACTTGTGCTTTTGGAGAAAGGAGACGATTTGTAGCTTGTGGCGAGGATGGAAAAAAGCCATGCCCTGTGTTATTTTAAGTGAAGCAAATCAGTCTTGAACTGACAGGAGAATGTGTGTGATTCAGCCCATTTATACTTTGCACCCCAGCAATACTCCTTTGCTGATCAGCATGCCGCACAATGGATTTGCCATTCCTGAGCCTTTACGTTCAAGGATGACGCAAGCAGCACAAAGCAGCCCAGATACAGATTGGTTTCTCGATAGACTTTATGCTTTTGCTGCAGAAATGGGAATTGGGATGCTCAATCCCCATTTTTCACGTTATGTCATCGATCTCAACAGGCCCGCCGATAATGCCAATTTATATCCAGGACAAGATACGACTTCGCTCTGTCCTGTGGATCGCTTTGATTCTGGGCCAATCTATTTATCGGGCCAGGAACCCGACGATCAAGAAATTCAATCCCGAATTGATACCTATTGGAAACCCTACCACCAAGCGCTTCAATTGGAAGTTCGACGCTTGCACCAAGAATTTGGAAAAGTTTTGATTTTTGAGGCTCATTCGATTGCTGCTGAGGTGCCAAGATTTTTTTCTGGAAAATTGCCAGATTTGAATTTTGGAACGCAATCAGGGCAAAGCTGTAGCTCAGATCTGGAGGCGCGAATGGTCAATATTGCTGAAAACTCGGGCTATTCGTGGGTTTTAAATGGCCGGTTTAAAGGGGGCTATATTACCCGTGCCTACCATCAGGTGCCAGAGCAGATCTATACGCTTCAACTTGAATTATCGCAAGCGACTTATCTTGACCCCCAACGCTTAACTTGGAAAGCGGACCAAGCCGAGGAGATTATCCCCGTATTAAAAAAGGTTGTGCAGTCAGCATTGGATTGGCTGAATTCTTGAATTGGCAATGGTTTTGGCGTAGGATTCTGCAGAAATTCAGGTCTGTGATCCCTTTATTGGGGTTGGCTTTGGGGATCATGTTGGTTTTTTCATGGGCAGGACAATTTGTTTTGCCCATGCTACCCAAGGCTTTTCAAATCTTTTTGCAAGAATTGATTCGTGGAAATTTTCATGCCTCATTCAATACCCTGCAATCCTTTTTTCAAGGGCCCACGGGGATGGGCGCATTTATCCTGCTACAGGCCCTGCAGGTCGTAATTGCTCCGATTCCTGGACAATTAATGGGCTTGATGGGGGGGGCTTTGTTTGGCTTTTGGAAAGGCTTGCTCTTTTCAAGTCTGGGCTTGGGCCTGGGTTCGCTCTTGACCATGTTGCTCGGACGTTTGGGGGGCAAGCTGCTGAGAAAATTTCTTCCCCAAAAACTTCTGAATAACTGGCTGCCTTTGCTTGAAAAAGGAGGGGTGATGACGTATTTCCTGATTTTTCTTTTGCCAGCCTTTCCTGATGATGCGCTTTGCTTATTGGCTGGATTAACGCGTTTGCCCCTTAAAGATTTATTTTGGGCCAGTCTTTTGGGGCGTTTGCCTGGTTTGGTATTGTTGTGCCTGGCCGGAACACAATTTGAATCAGATCCCCTCTGGGTTTATTGGGGGGGAGGTCTATTGGGGGGGCTGAGTGTGCTGATTTGGATTTTTCAGGAAGAAATCGAAAGCCACTTAAGAAAACATTGGTTACGAGCTTAAAGGACCTGGAGCCTCACCTTGATCAGTCCTTTGTGGGTTAGGGCAATTTTTTTAAATGCTGAAACTGAAAGATCAATAATTCTGCCACCGCCATAGGGCCCACGGTCATTGATGCGCACGACAACAGATTTGTGATTTCGCAGGTTGGTAACGCGTACAACCGAACCCAAGGGCAGCGTACGATGCGCAGCTGTCATTGAATAGATGTTTACCTTTTCACCCGAAGCTGTACAACAGCGCCCATGAAAACGGGCATTGTAATAGGAGGCAAATCCTTCCATAGAAGGAGACTGTTTACGAGCTACTGAGGGAAGCGCTGAGCAAAGAAAAACGAAGCAAACCAAGGGTAAAAGCATTCTTTGACCTGAAAAATTTTTGCCGGTTTTCAGTATGTTCATTTTACAAGATACCCTTTGAAGTCATTTTGAGCATCGCGTTTCCGTTAGGGAAATGGATGGTGCCCAAGGGTCGTAGAAAGTTTAAAATATGAGAAAATCAAGTTCTCCTCACCTTTTTCCCTTGGCTTTGCTGCAAAAGCGAGGTATTGTCGAACTGACAAATGGTAATTGAAACGTTAGTATACAATCATACACATGAGTATGTCAACCCACTGATCAGCGTGATTTGAAGAATTTTCAAAACATGAACAGCAATCGACATGAAATCAAGATCGGTATTCAGGCTTTTACGTATTCTGAATTTTTCAGTGTTTGGAATGCTTTTTGAGCGACCGTTAGCGCTTGACTATCAGAAGATTGCAAGAGCTCTTGAATGACCAAATCCGCTTGATTTGGATCGATCTCTATCAATGCAGCCAGTGCGAGACCGCGAAGTTCGCTGTCCCCCCAACTGGGGGAATGGGCAAGTTTGATAATGATCGGCAAGGATTTTTGAGCCCTCATTTTACCCAGTGCTGTGATAGCCAGTTGCTGTAAACGAATATCGACAAGATAATCTTCACTGCTGGCTGTCAGGATTTGCATCAGAGGTTCAATCGCTTGGGGGTCTTTTAAGCTGCCAAGTGCTTCAGTTGCAGCCCAACGAACTTCAAGCGCAGGATCTTCAAGGGCCTGGATCAAGGCTTCACTATTTTTACCGCTGGCAAAAATTCCCAAACTGCTGGCCGCTTGGGCGCGAACTGAACTTTCAGAATCTTTCATCAGCAGCTCAAGAATTTGGGGGGAACTTTCCTGGCGTTGATACGTTCCCAAAACCTCCAATGCTGCCTGCCGCACCTCAGGATAGGGGTCTGACAAGGTTTCGTGGATAGGGTCAAATTCGTGAAATTGTGCCAAGGCTCTTAAACAGGCTTGCCGAACCCGAATATCAGGATCCTGTAACATTTCTTTGAGCTTTTCTGTATCATTTTGATCCTGAAGGTTTCCCAAAGCTTCAACAGCCGCTTCACGCACATCCCGGTGCCAGTCTTTTAAGGCTTCAAGAATCAATGCGTGGGATTGTTTTGCTTTGAGTTGTCCAAGTGAAAGGATAGCCTGTTTACGCACTTGTTTACTTTCATCTGAAATTGCACGGAGTAAGGCCGAGACAGATTCTGGCAGGAGGAATTCCTGTAAAGAGAGCGATGAGCGAACCCTTTGTTCCTGAGACTGGCTGTTCATGCCCACTAAATAGAGCCAGATCGGGTTTTCTGGTTCCAGTTTTAAGAGCGATCGAGCTGCCATTTGGCGAATACTTCTTTCGGGATGATCAAGGGCCTCACGCAGGATGGGAACTGCGGATTCTCCGTGAGAAAAAAGCGCTTGAACCGTTGCCTGTAACAATCCCAAATGGGGTAAATAAAGAGATTTATGTAAAAGTGCTAAAATGCGCGGATCAAGGATTTCGGCTGAAATTTGCAAGATTAACAAACGCAAGGATTCATCACTGCTGTCAAAGGCTTTAAGTAAACTGAGCAGTCCTTTTTCACCCATATGGGCCAAGCTTTTAACGGTCAGACTGCGAATATCCTGATCCCAATTTTGAAGCAGATCTTCTAGTTCTGAATAGGAATGCAAATGTTTTAAGACCTCAAAAATCATGCTGCGAAAATCAAAGTTCTCGCTGCGATGTAATTGAGAAATCAAGGGGGGAATCAAGCGATTGTCCTGCCAGACAACCAGCTTTTTAAGCGCTTTGATTTGAATCTCAAGTGGAAGCGTCTGCCATTTCTCCATTACAGGCAAAGGATCAAAGCTACCGATATAGGGTTCTAAGCATGCAATCAATTGAGGAATCACTTCTGGCGTCAGCGTATTTACTTGCTCCAATAGGTGTTGAATCGCCTCTGAACCGAGGTTTATGAGCGCTTGAACCGTGACTTCGGCCAGTTGAGGATCTGAAATATTCAGATTGTTCAAGAGCGGCTCGAGGGCTGACAGGTCGCGAATTTGTCCCAATGCCGCTGCTGCAGATAAGCGCACGGCCTGTGCTTCATCGTTTAAGGCCTCTGCCAGTGCAGGGATGGCTTCTGACAATCCAAGACAGCCCAGTGCTTCTGCTGTTGCTGCACGTAAATCGCGCGTACCAAATTCAAGTGTTTCCAGCAAGGGAGTCAAAGAATCCGGGTGTGCCAGTAAACCCAAAGCTTTGATTGCGGCCAGACCGACTTCCAGAGATTCATCCTCAAGTGCCCGACACAGGCCTTTGAGTGCTCTTGAATCTGAAAGGATTCCCAAGGCAGTGGCAACTGATGCGCGAACATGCTCGTCATCGTCGTCTTTCAGGGCTTCGAGAAGATCCTCTAAATTTCCGGTATCTCCCAAGTGGGCAAGGGACAGAGCCGCTGCTGCCCTGACTTCTTGAGCTTCGTCTTCTACCAATGCAATCTGCAAACCTTCAGTGGCATAGAGATCTCCCAATTCCCCTAAAGCCTGTGCTGCTGCGGCGCGCACATCGCGAAAGCCGTTTTCAAGTGCAAAGACCAAGGGCTCAACAGCTTGCATATCCCCGATTTTGCCCAAAGCCAGAACGGCCTCTTTTCGTACATCCCGGTCACGGTCTTCAAGTGCCGTTAATAAGGGTTTAAGGGCTTCGATGTCTCCAATTTTACCCAATGTTTGTATTGCTGAAGTTCTTACAAACCAGATCTCATGTGCCATTTTTTCGAGCAAGGGTTCAACCGCAAGTGTTCCAAAACGTGGAATGATCTCACATGCTGCTTGACGAATCGATTCTTCTCGATCCTCGATTAAGCCCAATAAAACCTTTAAACAGGGCTCGGGTTCAGGATCTGGATAGAGATTGATAATTTTTAAATAGGCCTGTCTCATCTCTAAATTTTCGCAGGCCACCAAATCCGCTAGCCAATCGTGAAGCGCTAACCATTCTGGGTGTTTTTGAAAGAGTTGCAAAAGATATTTTTTTACTTCGAAATGATCTTCCTGGTGTAAACGATTGATTAAAAAGAGTTTCAAGCGTTCATCTAAAGTTTCAGGGAGGCTTTGAAGTGCCTCCAGACGCTCTTCAAAGTCAGGGGAGAGGGCACTGAGTAAGAGAACCCAGATTTCTTGAGCTGGTTCAAGTCTTTGCAAGGAATCCAATACCTGTAAAAGAACCTGAGCATCGCTATCGCCCAGACAAATTTGGAGATAGTCCAGAGCCAATAAATGCCCAATTCTGCCCAAGGCTTGAGCGGCTGCTGTTCTGATTTCTGGCTCTTCTGCTCGCAAATAAGCAGCCAAAGGCAGAATGGTTTCCATGTCTCCCAATTCACCCAGTGCGATTATAATTCTGTCTTGCCAAGTACTGGCTGGAACCCGAACGATTTCATCCAATAAATAGGGAATAGCTCTGCGATCTTCCCTTTGACCCAACTCAATCACAGCTTCAGGACTGATTTCTGGCTCATGTAAAAAGACATGGTAGAGCAGTACCCAAAGCGCTTCTTCAGGTTGAATTTGGCTTAAGGCAAGAGCTGCCGCCAGTCGCACAGCCTTATCTTCGTCATGAAGCAATTCCATCAGGGGGGCAAGCGCTGATTCAGCGCGCACATGGCCGAGAATTTGTGCGCCTAACGCTCTTACTTTGGGCCGATGATCTTGAAGCGACTGTCTGATCAATGCTGAAGACACCATTCCTCCCAAGAGAGCCAGTCCCTCTGCTGCAGCCATTTGAAGAATTTCGTCTTCAGATTGACGTAGCATGAGCAAAAGTGGCTCTACAGCATGCATGTCACCGGAATTTCCCAGACCTTTGCAGGCTGCCATTTTTACTTCTCGATCAGGATCCTTCAGCATGAGATTGAGCAGGGCTGCGTTTGCGCGATTGTCGCGTTCCCCGCCGATAGTGGAGTAATCATCTCTTAAGCCCCCGAGATAACGTGCTGCAGACTCTCGAATTTCCCATTCCGGGGCATTAAGTTGCTCGAGGATCTCTTCAAGGGGACAATATTTTTTGAGTGATTGAAGGACTTCAAGGGCAGAGCGGCGAACCAACCAATCGCTGTTTTTCAATTGTTCCAAGAGAAAGGGGACAGCACTTTGCCCATACTTTACGATTGCGTCATAGGCAGCTTGAACGACTTGGGGGTCTGAATCTTGCAAGAGTGCAAAAATCCCAACCATGGCTTCAGGGGTTTGTATGCCTGCCAAGGCCTGTATCACTGTTCGGCGAACATCCGGATCTCTGTCGTTGAGGGCATCAAGCAGAGGGGTTAATGCCCGAGCATCTCCCATCAGGGCCAGTTCAAGCGCAGCACTCTCGCGCATATTTGCACCAGGATGCCTTAATTGCAGTAAAAGTCTGTCTAGGTCTTCCAAATCAAAACACCCTACCCCTCATCAATAGTACACACCTATTTAATTTATTTAATTATTACGTATTCTTGAGTTAACTGCTATGGCTCCCCAGACAAAGGCCCTTACACTTCTGATTATATTCCCACATACAGGTATACTGAATCTCAGTGGTATCAAGTTCTTTTGAGGTCTAATCAATTTGGGCGAAATTTTTCCAACTGAAATGGTGCCTGTGACCGAGCCCTATTTTTTATTTTTTCAGAATTTCATTGAAGCTTGGCCAGACAATGCAAGTGTTGTGCTCAGGTCGGGAGATATCGACCGCTTTACGTGCTCTCAATGTGGGGTTTGCTGTACTCTGCCCTGGCGAATTCTGATTGACCGCGACTATTACGAGCGTTGGTATCAGCATTTTGACGAGCATCCATCGGGAAAGTTTAAACGTCCCTTTGTGAAGCTTCATTTAGACAGTGATGTGCAGTATGCAGATATCCGTCGCCAAGCACAGAGCAACCGCTGTATTTTTCTGCAGGAAAATAACCAGTGTTTTATTCACAGTGAATACGGGCCGAGTGCCTTGTCGAATGTCTGCAGAACCTATCCGAGAACCAGCCTTCGTGTGGCTCAGAAATATGGTGCAGATTATTTATTGGCCTCTTGCCAGACTTCACCGGCATTGATCTCTCAAAACCATGATTTCTTTGCCTATTTTGAAACCAAAGAAACCCAGCGAGAAAGAGCAGACTCTCAAGCCTCTCCCCTTGAGGGGGCTGGTTTCTCAAAAAAAGTCAATCTGCTCTGGCTGGGATTGTGTCTGGATGTCCTGAACCTGCCTCAAAATACGCCTTTGCAAAATTTACGCAGTTTAAATTTCAGTTTGAGCTATTTTTCCGAGCGAAACTTAGCAGAGATTCAAGAAACTGAGCTGATACGGCTTTACCGAGAACAAAGGCGAATCAGCGAAATCCCCTTGATGGTAGGGCCCTCTCAATCAGATCAAAAAACTGCTCTTGCCTGGTTTTTTAAATTGATTGAGCCCAGTTT encodes the following:
- a CDS encoding amine oxidase, encoding MNRREFLILMGWILAGAQIPFKARAASAEERILIIGAGMSGLAAAQTLVKKGYEVVVLEGRNRLGGRIWTSQNWKDTPLDLGASWIHGVKDNPLTALAAQIQAKTVQTSYDRYSIYTSDGKALNQSQEAHLESLWHKIQSAIQQANQQNKDQSLQSAVYKGVKYQSLSRQDQQWVDFLISARIEQEYAGSSKLLSAQWYESEAEFDGPDALFSQGYQILIQALAKGIQYTLNQEVKSIDWSEDEIVVKTQNKTYLADRVLVTVPLGVLKAGKIQFSPALPQEKTKAIQALGMGILNKLYLRFPRAFWPEQSDWIEKIPQGQAAWTEWLSLKRTFQLPILLGFSSGEKAKSMEKWSDQEIVSSAMQTLQTIFGKNIPKPSDYQITRWGEDPFSYGSYSFNALGALPPMRENLAKNIEEILFFAGEATERYHFSTVHGAYLSGLRAAQEISNASNP
- a CDS encoding mannose-1-phosphate guanylyltransferase produces the protein MSAEKSIYAVVLAGGSGSRFWPRSRQALPKQLLNIFGENTLIQETLSRLKNLIPRSHQIIITHELQADLIREQLADWQPENLIAEPMGRNTAACIGLAAKLLLARDPNALMLVLPADHMIQMTDLFIQQIQLALDFAQTGPYLVTLGVEPDRPETGYGYLHIRNQGEAICKVLEFVEKPDLERAIQYVSSGDYLWNSGMFIWRADTIQAEMERHSPEIYTALQALPDSVLAPDFAQKLEEVYSDLPPISIDYAVLEKSNQVFTLRGNFGWSDIGSWESVYSLSQKNREGNALTGEVFVKETRNSYIYSPHKFTAVIGVENLIVVDTEDALLICNRDHSQEVRAAVKYLEMQGKDRLL
- the ybeY gene encoding rRNA maturation RNase YbeY, whose product is MEIFINLDIDPELPARLNYHLDNHRFVAYLESLGKAMDCAPETTVSVTFCDNQTIHRLNLEYREKDMPTDVLSFPQGMENNLLGDLVISLEKANEQAQEVGNSLDRELAFLVTHGFLHLMGYDHQEPEEEEIMFKLQRELLEAHFPECFKQANVG
- a CDS encoding guanylate kinase; translated protein: MDTVIESLKQRREGVLFVISGPSGAGKGTIVQSLLPRHQDLHLSVSMTTRQPRPGEIEGQHYFFVSQDEFETRISQGEFLEYARYNGQYYGTPRSFALNKIAQGQDVILEIEVQGAQQVRKNWNKRSVLLFVIPPTWSNLESRLRQRSTESESAIQARLNRANEEMGYLPDYDYYVINDQLEEAVIAVSSIIDAERQRIITTSTGE
- the galE gene encoding UDP-glucose 4-epimerase GalE; translated protein: MTGIAVMGGAGYIGSHVVKYLQKQGLAPLIYDNLSGGHAPLNPNSPFIEGDIGDSEKLSYVFKKYAISAVMNFAGLIAVGESVSSPDRYYQNNVLKTLSLLDSVISAGIQNFIFSSTCAIYGTPQFLPLTEAHPFLPLSPYGRTKLAIEMALADYAHAFQNFNYVSLRYFNAAGADPEGELGECHEPETHLIPIIFEAISGKREQVFIHGTDYDTHDGTCIRDYIHVWDLAQAHLRALKFLREKKTSACFNLGNGHGFSVKEVIASIEKVTGREVPLVEGPPREGDPPVLVGSSEKAMQILGWKPQFSRLEDILSTAWLWHKKNNGQSTLPLKEKG
- the hutG gene encoding N-formylglutamate deformylase, with translation MCVIQPIYTLHPSNTPLLISMPHNGFAIPEPLRSRMTQAAQSSPDTDWFLDRLYAFAAEMGIGMLNPHFSRYVIDLNRPADNANLYPGQDTTSLCPVDRFDSGPIYLSGQEPDDQEIQSRIDTYWKPYHQALQLEVRRLHQEFGKVLIFEAHSIAAEVPRFFSGKLPDLNFGTQSGQSCSSDLEARMVNIAENSGYSWVLNGRFKGGYITRAYHQVPEQIYTLQLELSQATYLDPQRLTWKADQAEEIIPVLKKVVQSALDWLNS
- a CDS encoding septal ring lytic transglycosylase RlpA family lipoprotein is translated as MLLPLVCFVFLCSALPSVARKQSPSMEGFASYYNARFHGRCCTASGEKVNIYSMTAAHRTLPLGSVVRVTNLRNHKSVVVRINDRGPYGGGRIIDLSVSAFKKIALTHKGLIKVRLQVL